The following proteins are encoded in a genomic region of Acidobacteriota bacterium:
- a CDS encoding EutN/CcmL family microcompartment protein has product MIIGRVCGTVVATRKDPRLEGKKLLIVERLNPTDGTPRGYIIAVDTVGAGAGERVLCVSGSSARLSHGMKDHPVDTAIIAIIDSICLDR; this is encoded by the coding sequence ATGATCATCGGTCGAGTGTGCGGCACGGTCGTAGCCACCCGCAAGGACCCCCGGCTCGAGGGGAAGAAGCTCCTCATCGTTGAACGGTTGAACCCGACCGACGGGACGCCGCGCGGGTACATCATCGCCGTTGATACCGTGGGCGCCGGAGCCGGCGAGCGCGTCCTGTGCGTCAGCGGCTCCTCGGCCCGTCTCTCCCACGGCATGAAAGACCACCCCGTCGATACCGCCATCATCGCCATCATTGACTCCATCTGCCTGGACCGATAG
- the eutM gene encoding ethanolamine utilization microcompartment protein EutM yields MSESLEALGMIETRGFTAMVEAADAMVKAAKVVLVGYEKTGGGLNTAIVRGDVAAVKAATDAGAAAARKVGELIAVHVIPRPHPNLDDVLPIIPRDRAKGKA; encoded by the coding sequence ATGAGCGAATCCTTGGAAGCCCTGGGCATGATCGAAACCCGAGGTTTCACCGCCATGGTGGAAGCCGCCGACGCCATGGTCAAGGCGGCCAAAGTGGTGCTGGTCGGTTATGAGAAGACCGGTGGCGGCCTCAACACGGCCATTGTGCGCGGCGACGTCGCCGCCGTAAAAGCCGCCACGGACGCCGGGGCGGCGGCCGCCCGCAAGGTGGGCGAGCTGATTGCCGTCCATGTGATCCCGCGGCCGCATCCAAACCTGGATGATGTGCTGCCCATCATTCCCAGGGACCGGGCCAAGGGCAAGGCATAA